A single region of the Podospora pseudopauciseta strain CBS 411.78 chromosome 1, whole genome shotgun sequence genome encodes:
- the DUS3 gene encoding tRNA-dihydrouridine synthase 3 (EggNog:ENOG503NUGC; BUSCO:EOG09261ZPW; COG:J) translates to MEPQESTKRSQDEIHDTATPEQQEPTHDEPASKRQRFDESAETQNGTTKKSPVDRVKGVAPIKAEYLIVAPGQSAKVVVPDVFDDDEAEGRGTIEHQQQGDSRDAGKGGKRKKKTGQNKERTFGTFSDAQRLCNSVAWTPEFSPRSCKFGERCNGLHDIRKYLKEGRRADLETFGGKCPTLEKFGKCPSGWRCLFVSSHSKEVEHEDGRKELVLTDKDGNTYPDDGDTGDANTEVVNNVEGQIKIDLSRKRVQFEKSDKYLKWLEKDTQIFRDHHHKQKDGGAEALDYRAMYVEPPFKPSEKKRLYFGRETPALAPLTTQGNLPFRRLCVDLGCELTYSEMAMGMPLLQGAKSDWTLMRAHKSETTPPRFNGDGPVAQGYDNSKDLKFGAQIAANVPWVAIKSTEALARFLPHLRLIDLNCGCPIDMLYKSGAGSALLDAPSKLERMIRGMNAVSDDVPITAKIRMGVRDDKFTAQKNIERLALGSEEHRDILGAPGCAAVTLHGRTRQQRYTRAANWEYIAETAAMIKRLNEKTDSLTDTIREVDERTLPNGGRMFFIGNGDCYSHIDYFDHVDNAKVDTVMIGRGAIIKPWIYEEIQTGQYLDKSATERLGYIEKFARYGMEAWGSDELGINYTRRFLLEFLSFFSRYVPIGLLEYLPPSINERPPAYKGRNELETLLASKDYKDWIKISEMFLGPAPATFSFTPKHKSNSYEIEAEG, encoded by the exons ATGGAGCCCCAGGAGTCAACGAAGCGGTCGCAGGATGAGATTCACGATACGGCCACCCCTGAGCAGCAGGAACCCACTCATGATGAGCCAGCTTCTAAGCGACAGAGGTTTGATGAGTCTGCTGAAACTCAAAACGGCACAACGAAAAAGTCGCCTGTGGACAGAGTGAAGGGTGTCGCCCCCATCAAGGCCGAGTACCTTATCGTCGCCCCTGGTCAGTCGGCAAAGGTTGTTGTGCCCGAtgtctttgatgatgatgaggctgaGGGAAGAGGCACCATTgaacaccagcagcaaggaGATAGTCGCGATGCTGGgaaaggaggaaagaggaaaaagaagacagGCCAAAACAAGGAGAGAACCTTTGGCACCTTTTCTGATGCTCAACGCCTTTGCAATTCCGTTGCCTGGACTCCCGAGTTCTCTCCCAGGTCTTGCAAGTTTGGTGAGAGGTGCAATGGCCTCCATGATATCCGAAAGTACCTGAAGGAGGGCCGCCGTGCAGACCTGGAAACCTTTGGAGGAAAATGCCCTACTCTTGAGAAATTTGGAAAGTGCCCGTCTGGCTGGCGTTGCTTGTTTGTGTCAAGTCATAGCAAGGAGGTCGAGCACGAAGATGGGCGCAAGGAGCTAGTTCTCACAGACAAAGATGGCAACACTTACCCCGACGATGGGGATACCGGTGACGCCAATACCGAGGTGGTGAACAACGTGGAAGGCCAGATCAAGATTGACCTCTCCCGGAAACGAGTCCAGTTTGAAAAGTCGGACAAGTATCTAAAATGGCTGGAAAAAGATACTCAGATTTTCCGTGACCATCACCACAAGCAAAAGGATGGCGGTGCTGAGGCGCTGGACTACAGGGCAATGTACGTCGAGCCACCTTTTAAGCCctcggagaagaagaggctttACTTTGGAAGGGAAACACCGGCTTTGGCGCCCTTGACAACCCAAGGGAACCTGCCATTCCGCCGTCTTTGCGTCGACTTGGGATGCGAGTTGACCTACTCGGAAATGGCCATGGGCATGCCCTTACTCCAGGGTGCCAAGTCTGACTGGACTCTGATGAGAGCCCACAAGAGTGAGACCACACCCCCTCGCTTCAATGGCGATGGGCCCGTTGCTCAAGGTTACGACAACTCGAAGGATCTCAAGTTTGGCGCTCAGATTGCAGCCAACGTTCCCTGGGTTGCCATCAAGTCTACCGAAGCCTTGGCTCGTTTCCTCCCACATCTCCGGCTGATCGATCTAAACTGCGGCTGCCCGATTGACATGCTCTACAAGTCGGGTGCTGGATCTGCCCTCTTGGATGCTCCCTCCAAGCTGGAGCGTATGATCAGAGGCATGAACGCCGTCTCTGATGACGTTCCCATCACGGCCAAAATCAGAATGGGCGTCCGTGATGACAAGTTCACGGCCCAAAAGAACATCGAAAGGCTCGCCCTTGGCAGTGAGGAGCATCGTGATATTCTGGGAGCTCCCGGTTGCGCGGCTGTGACGCTTCACGGCCGAACAAGACAGCAACGGTACACCCGCGCGGCCAACTGGGAGTACATCGCTGAGACGGCCGCCATGATCAAGCGCTTGAACGAGAAAACTGACAGCCTCACCGACACCATTCGCGAAGTCGATGAACGAACTCTACCCAATGGCGGGAGGATGTTCTTCATTGGCAACGGCGATTGCTACTCGCACATTGACTACTTTGACCACGTCGACAACGCCAAGGTGGACACGGTCATGATTGGCAGAGGAGCGATCATCAAGCCCTGGATCTACGAGGAGATCCAGACTGGTCAGTACCTGGACAAGTCGGCCACGGAGCGGTTGGGGTACATTGAGAAATTTGCCCGGTATGGAATGGAGGCTTGGGGGTCAGACGAGCTGGGGATCAACTACACGAGGAGGTTCCTGCTGGAGTTTTTGAGTTTCTTCAGCCGGTATGTTCCTATTGGGCTGCTGGAGTATCTGCCGCCGAGTATCAATGAGAGGCCGCCGGCGTACAAGGGAAGAAATGAGCTTGAGACGTTGCTTGCGAGTAAGGATTATAAGGATTGGATCAAGATCAG TGAGATGTTCCTCGGCCCGGCACCTGCTACGTTTTCTTTTACGCCTAAGCACAAGTCAAACTCGTATGAGATCGAGGCGGAGGGTTGA
- a CDS encoding hypothetical protein (COG:S; EggNog:ENOG503NZBU): MADQARATSRDKTPQSSHSKNKVVRSQKISQVTSPTEPRAPTPLGGDLYDHSPVQDRPPIPRSHTPGHLSSRSQDRRNQSGDLALRQRSQSAAGHTSSRAAAAGIPHSYSTTSFSSNPSASKAPTPNSAPPSRQPTITENGDNNITSSLTVNLTLGRDRGDSGASAGSGKESTTSTTHPRRPTNLRSTSAIAGGGRPPGGSHAAPSHPRVGTGRGQPAKGAEVFTPFPPLTNPKTAPDVLAAPSSGMYWSRAPTSGTPHTALRAHTTTLVGSNVFVFGGCDSRACFNELYVLDADAFYWSTPHVVGDVPVPLRAMTCTAVGKKLVIFGGGDGPAYYNDVYVLDTVNYRWSKPKIMGSDQPGRVPSKRRAHTACLYKSGIYIFGGGDGERALNDIWRLDVSDFGKMSWKLVSGPSPSSSTTSVTDREIRPKARGYHTANMVGSKLIIYGGSDGGECFNDVWVYDVETHVWKQVNIPVTYRRLSHTATIVGSYLFVIGGHDGNEYSNDVLLLNLVTMGWDRRKVYGLPPSGRGYHGTVLHDSRLLMIGGFDGSEVFGDVWVLELAVHAYYSQISHFTIEI, from the coding sequence ATGGCTGACCAGGCCAGAGCAACATCACGAGACAAGACGCCGCAGTCATCGCACAGCAAGAACAAGGTTGTGCGCTCACAAAAGATATCCCAGGTGACGTCGCCGACAGAGCCGCGCGCTCCGACCCCATTAGGGGGAGATCTCTACGACCACAGCCCCGTCCAGGACCGTCCGCCGATACCGCGCTCCCATACACCAGGCCACCTCTCGTCTCGAAGTCAAGACCGTCGAAACCAGTCTGGCGATCTCGCCCTCCGCCAGCGCTCCCAGTCAGCAGCAGGCCACACCTCGTCCCGAGCCGCTGCGGCAGGCATCCCACACTCCtactcaaccacctccttctccagcaacCCTTCCGCAAGCAAAGCCCCTACCCCCAACTCAGCGCCCCCGTCCCGCCAGCCAACCATAACCGAGAATGGCGACAACAATATCACCAGCAGTCTTACggtcaacctcaccctcggccGCGACAGAGGCGATTCGGGCGCCTCGGCCGGAAGCGGCAAGGAATCCAcgacctccaccacccacccccgaAGACCAACTAACCTCCGCTCCACCTCCGCCATAGCCGGCGGCGGTCGTCCCCCAGGCGGAAGCCATGCCgccccttcccacccccgagTTGGCACCGGCCGCGGCCAACCCGCCAAAGGCGCCGAAGTCttcacccctttcccccctttaACAAACCCCAAGACCGCCCCCGACGTTCTCGCGGCCCCATCATCAGGAATGTACTGGTCCCGCGCACCCACCTCGGGCACCCCCCATACCGCCCTCCGCgctcacaccaccaccctcgtcgGGAGCAACGTCTTTGTCTTTGGCGGCTGCGACTCAAGAGCCTGCTTCAACGAGCTATACGTCCTCGACGCCGACGCCTTTTACTGGTCCACCCCCCACGTGGTAGGTGAcgtccccgtccccctcCGCGCAATGACTTGCACGGCGGTCGGCAAGAAACTAGTCATATTCGGAGGCGGCGACGGCCCGGCTTACTACAATGACGTCTACGTCCTCGACACGGTCAACTACCGGTGGTCAAAGCCCAAAATCATGGGGTCTGACCAGCCCGGACGAGTCCCCTCCAAACGTCGAGCCCACACGGCATGTCTGTACAAAAGCGGGATTTATATTTTTGGCGGTGGGGACGGGGAAAGAGCGTTGAATGACATTTGGCGGTTGGACGTGAGCGACTTTGGTAAGATGAGCTGGAAGCTGGTGTCTGGCCCGTCTCCGAGTTCGTCAACAACATCAGTGACGGACAGGGAAATCCGCCCCAAGGCTAGGGGTTACCACACTGCCAACATGGTCGGGTCCAAACTGATCATTTACGGGGGCTCAGACGGGGGGGAGTGTTTCAACGATGTTTGGGTCTACGACGTGGAAACGCACGTTTGGAAGCAGGTCAACATCCCGGTTACGTACCGGCGGCTGAGCCACACGGCGACGATAGTGGGGAGTTATCTCTTTGTGATTGGGGGGCATGACGGGAATGAATACAGTAATgatgtgctgctgctgaatcTGGTGACGATGGGGTGGGACAGGAGGAAGGTGTATGGGCTGCCGCCGAGCGGGAGGGGGTATCACGGGACGGTGTTGCACGACAGTCGGTTGTTGATGATTGGGGGGTTTGACGGGAGTGAGGTTTTTGGGGAtgtttgggttttggagCTGGCGGTGCACGCTTATTATAGTCAGATTAGTCATTTTACGATTGAGATttag
- the RCF2 gene encoding Replication factor C, subunit RFC4 (COG:S; EggNog:ENOG503P0GV), whose amino-acid sequence MKIISKEEEDAHFKVVLKGGLIGGSVGLALGLGGVIAGSKRYPTIRNLTLPFRSFLVTSTGTFGAIVWAERYSIDFQRSHDSMYNYMDASHKAAAEARAAAKSDTEKLMDWGRENRYSIVFTSWIAAMGLALAMVGKNKYLSGSQKLVQARMYAQGLTLAVLIATAAFETADAKAGKGRWETVMVVDPEDPEHKHLIEKRVRKEDYEGQNLWQDMVEAEERRLAEQKKHVAALEKKEKAPAS is encoded by the exons atgaaGATCATCTccaaggaagaggaagacgccCACTTCAAGGTCGTCCTCAAGGGTGGTCTCATCGGCGGCTCCGTCGGCCTCGCCCTCGGTCTGGGTGGTGTAATCGCCGGCTCAAAGCGCTACCCCACCATCcgcaacctcaccctccccttccgcTCCTTCCTCGTCACCTCGACCGGCACCTTTGGCGCCATCGTCTGGGCCGAGAGATACTCCATCGACTTCCAGCGCTCGCATGATTCCATGTACAACTACATGGACGCCTCCCACAAGGCGGCCGCCGAGGCTCGCGCCGCGGCCAAGAGTGACACGGAGAAGCTGATGGATTGGGGACGGGAGAACAGGTACTCTATTGTGTTCACATCTTGGATTGCGGCGATGGGCCTCGCGCTGGCGATGGTGGGGAAGAATAAGTATCTGAGCGGAAGCCAGAAGCTGGTGCAGGCGAGAATGTACGCCCAGGGGTTGACGCTGGCGGTGCTGATTGCTACCGCCGCGTTTGAGACGGCGGATGCGAAGGCGGGcaaggggaggtgggagacTGTTATGGTTGTTGATCCGGAGGATCCGGAGCACAAGCATCTGAttgagaagagggtgaggaaggaggattatgAGGGGCAGAACTTGTGGCAGg ATATGGTCGAGGCTGAGGAGCGCAGACTGGCCGAGCAGAAGAAGCACGTGGCTGCtcttgagaagaaggagaaggccccTGCTTCTTAA
- the SFP1 gene encoding Transcriptional regulator of ribosomal biogenesis proteins (COG:D; COG:K; EggNog:ENOG503NZS8) produces the protein MQHPMSSSLINSTASPEPAEPSGTGQNTLTTLTNNICPNRASPLASASSDSPSSLNNSSSRSPSLTPQPATPKSPASRLFVPAPPKSHFVDIASLPPQDPQNTDFDFLLDCSDDVAASAALSNHAAIPTSNTPGIPDIDMATGSVYDSGLGRSRQDSFVGARPISMTNPNRTRRDSNNIGPGSLMGGMSWGGISLGSFVKDEIMMAGTSPYPTHQSPSFHSSSYMPKLEASFMRDFICCETTWDTLHDLLQHYEEQHTNLTGNSTLGPGFGGNFTRGPASRATSVAPSVRPQQPTQPMHGFQQQRQPGTGASNLGAGGFGMMRQQAAPVAPKVNHMSHLNDEMDAVGDMEMDDAVGHMDMDDSQRIQQTRHLFGQQQRPQLHLNASGLPHQALRTSQPPTPAAQSFGFQNNPTVSSVNTPTLTTHQGLPQRGQQFSQDNAMEEDDDMSGLPMKLNTNNLAPLGGFPFNINNTIDDPAKRLYSPGGSSTQMTSQQRAMEQQLQMQQQVQQQLVSMNLDYSQLPPGMDPTTLLQHFTALMMPPPEEHKPFKCPVIGCEKAYKNQNGLKYHKTHGHSTQQLHENGDGTFSIVNPETHAPYPGTLGMEKEKPFKCEVCGKRYKNLNGLKYHKQHSPPCDPELRAQQQNLFSSMMQNPAGFMAIQQNLPNINEDNTH, from the exons ATGCAACATCCCATGTCGAGTTCACTCATCAATTCCACAGCGAGCCCCGAGCCTGCGGAGCCATCGGGGACTGGCCAAAATACTCTCACAACTCTCACTAATAATATTTGTCCCAATCGCGCATCACCTTTGGCCTCTGCCTCCAGTGATTCGCCTTCCTCTCTCAACAATTCGTCGTCACGTTCACCATCCTTGACGCCTCAGCCGGCCACTCCCAAATCCCCTGCCTCTCGCCTTTTTGTCCCCGCGCCCCCAAAGTCGCATTTCGTTGACATCGCATCGCTCCCGCCTCAAGATCCCCAGAATACCGATTTTGATTTTCTGCTCGATTGCAGCGACGACGTCGCCGCCTCTGCTGCCCTGTCCAACCACGCAGCGATACCAACAAGCAACACGCCAGGTATACCAGATATCGACATGGCGACCGGCTCCGTCTACGACTCAGGCCTCGGCCGCAGTCGACAGGACTCGTTTGTCGGCGCAAGGCCCATCTCCATGACCAACCCCAATCGCACTCGCCGGGACTCGAATAACATCGGACCCGGCAGTCTGATGGGTGGTATGAGCTGGGGTGGTATCTCTTTGGGGAGTTTTGTCAAGGACGA GATAATGATGGCCGGCACTTCTCCATATCCTACACATCAGTCACCATCGTTCCACTCATCGTCCTATATGCCCAAGCTGGAAGCATCCTTTATGCGCGACTTTATCTGCTGCGAGACGACGTGGGATACCCTTCATGATCTGCTCCAGCATTATGAGGAGCAGCATACTAACCTCACGGGAAACTCCACGTTGGGGCCTGGGTTCGGCGGGAACTTCACGCGTGGTCCTGCCAGTCGTGCAACTTCTGTTGCACCTTCAGTCAGaccacagcagccaacacaACCGATGCATGGGTTCCAGCAACAGCGCCAGCCTGGTACTGGCGCCAGCAACCTGGGCGCTGGTGGATTCGGTATGATGCGACAGCAGGCGGCTCCGGTCGCACCCAAGGTCAACCACATGTCTCACCTCAACGACGAGATGGATGCAGTTGGCGACATGGAAATGGATGATGCTGTCGGGCACATGGATATGGACGACAGCCAACGCATACAGCAGACCCGTCACCTCTTTGGTCAACAGCAGCGACCCCAGCTTCATCTTAATGCCTCGGGGCTTCCTCATCAAGCGTTGCGCACTTCGCAGCCTCCAACACCAGCTGCTCAGAGCTTTGGATTCCAGAACAATCCTACCGTCTCTTCGGTCAACACACCAACACTGACGACTCACCAAGGCCTGCCCCAGCGCGGACAACAGTTCTCACAAGATAACGCtatggaggaggatgatgatatgtCAGGCCTGCCCATGAAGCTTAACACCAACAACTTGGCGCCTCTAGGCGGTTTTCCGTTCaatatcaacaacaccatcgacGACCCTGCGAAGCGCCTTTACAGTCCCGGGGGTTCTTCGACTCAGATGACCAGCCAGCAACGAGCCATGGAACAGCAGTTGCAAATGCAGCAGCAAGTGCAGCAGCAGTTGGTAAGCATGAATCTTGACTACAGCCAACTGCCACCGGGCATGGATCCAACCACGCTTCTTCAGCACTTCACTGCGCTGATGATGCCACCACCCGAAGAGCACAAGCCGTTCAAGTGCCCCGTCATCGGCTGTGAGAAAGCCTACAAGAACCAAAACGGCTTGAA GTATCACAAGACACATGGGCATTCGACCCAGCAGCTCCACGAGAATGGCGACGGCACATTCTCCATCGTCAATCCTGAGACTCATGCGCCCTATCCAGGCACCCTGGGTATGGAAAAGGAGAAACCCTTCAAGTGCGAAGTCTGCGGCAAGCGGTACAAGAACCTGAACGGTCTAAAATAC CACAAGCAACACTCCCCACCGTGCGACCCGGAACTTCGAGCTCAGCAGCAGAACCTCTTTTCCAGCATGATGCAGAATCCCGCAGGATTTATGGCCATACAGCAAAACCTTCCCAATATCAACGAAGACAACACTCATTAA
- the ERG11 gene encoding Lanosterol 14-alpha-demethylase (COG:Q; EggNog:ENOG503NW9W) — MGFLQDVAGPLLEGFSTLGLASQIGVATATFVVVAVVLNVLKQVLFKSPNEPPMVFHWFPIIGSTITYGMDPPKFFHENRKKHGDCFTFILLGKKTTVYVGPEGNNFILNGKIRDVNAEEIYTVLTTPVFGKDVVYDCPNAKLMEQKKFMKIALTTEAFRSYVPIISDEVTSYLKRTPDFKGQSGVVNICPKMAQITIFTASHALQGKEIRDQFDEKLADLYHDLDMGFSPINFMLHWAPLPWNNRRDHAQRTVAKIYMDTMKRRRARGDDGQKDMMQHLMNSTYKNGTKVPDHEIAHMMIALLMAGQHSSSSTSSWIMCRLASRPDVMEALYQEQIDNLGKDLPPLKYEDLAKLPLNQAIVKETLRLHAPIHSIMRAVKSPMPVPGTKYVIPTDHVLLAAPGVSATDSQYFPEPDKWEPARWQKDHPLAPSMVRNEDEINEEEEEKIDYGYGLVSKGSASPYLPFGAGRHRCIGEHFANVQLQTITAEIVRAFKFRNVDGSDKVIGTDYASLFSRPLEPANIYWERRN; from the exons ATGGGTTTCCTCCAGGATGTCGCGGGCCCTCTGCTCGAGGGCTTCTCGACGCTGGGACTGGCATCGCAAATCGGTGTCGCGACGGCCACCTTTGTGGTCGTGGCTGTCGTCCTCAATGTGCTCAAGCAGGTGCTGTTCAAGAGCCCTAACGAGCCACCGATGGTGTTCCACTGGTTCCCCATCATTGGAAGCACCATCACCTACGGCATGGATCCCCCCAAGTTCTTCCACGAGAACAGAAAGAAG CACGGCGACTGCTTCACCTTCATCCTTCTCGGCAAGAAGACCACCGTCTACGTCGGCCCCGAGGGCAACAACTTCATTCTCAACGGCAAGATTCGCGATGTGAATGCTGAGGAGATCTACACCGTTCTCACTACCCCTGTTTTCGGCAAGGATGTTGTCTACGACTGCCCCAATGCGAAGCTGatggagcagaagaag TTCATGAAGATTGCCCTCACCACCGAAGCTTTCCGCTCCTAtgtccccatcatctccgaCGAGGTTACCAGCTACCTCAAGCGTACCCCCGACTTCAAGGGCCAGTCTGGCGTTGTCAACATCTGCCCCAAGATGGCTCAGatcaccatcttcaccgcCTCTCATGCGCTCCAGGGCAAGGAGATCCGCGACCAGTTCGACGAGAAGCTTGCCGACCTCTACCACGACTTGGATATGGGCTTTTCTCCCATCAACTTTATGCTTCACTGGGCTCCCCTCCCCTGGAACAACCGCCGTGATCACGCCCAGCGAACTGTCGCCAAGATCTACATGGACACAATGAAGCGCCGTCGCGCTCgcggcgatgatggccaGAAGGATATGATGCAGCATCTCATGAACTCCACCTACAAGAACGGCACCAAGGTTCCCGATCACGAAATCGCCCACATGATGATCGCCTTGTTGATGGCCGGCCAGCACTCTTCTTCGTCCACCAGCTCCTGGATCATGTGCCGTCTCGCCTCCAGACCTGATGTTATGGAAGCTCTCTACCAGGAACAGATCGACAACCTTGGCAAGGatcttccccccctcaaGTATGAGGATCTCGCCAAGCTCCCTCTCAACCAGGCCATCGTCAAGGAGACTCTCCGCCTCCACGCCCCTATCCACTCCATCATGCGCGCCGTCAAGTCTCCCATGCCCGTCCCCGGCACCAAGTATGTCATCCCTACCGACcacgtcctcctcgccgcccccgGTGTCTCCGCGACCGACTCTCAATACTTCCCCGAGCCCGACAAGTGGGAGCCCGCGCGCTGGCAGAAGGATCACCCTCTGGCCCCTAGTATGGTTCGCAATGAGGATGAGATcaacgaggaagaggaagagaagatcGATTACGGCTATGGTCTCGTCAGCAAGGGCTCCGCGTCTCCTTACCTTCCCTTCGGTGCCGGTAGACATCGTTGCATTGGCGAGCACTTTGCCAATGTGCAGCTTCAGACCATCACCGCTGAGATTGTCCGCGCTTTCAAGTTCAGAAACGTGGATGGCAGCGACAAGGTGATTGGCACAGATTATGCCTCTCTCTTCTCGAGACCATTGGAGCCAGCGAACATTTACTGGGAGAGGAGAAATTAG
- a CDS encoding hypothetical protein (EggNog:ENOG503P035), with translation MTSTNFTGRVPPPEILQLSSAGHGEQHAGVDRDEQNAAPNAGLQDGGLLYSKRRTAHAKAILPPRINLRRAASYNVAEKGPLSSTSSRFSFNHLVFSPPPSPGLPSLSPPKKPPQRKLILGVRPIRLIRYTIRILSILAVFWISLEVLTYLFGPEIPIPADNTRLSVPEKPIVAPPKRSDGVEMVSQKGAPDFATPIVITDHRGKAKWTVSIPPGTPFPLSQKGYADMCGRCEQVAARAVELRSQGSGLPQVSLSFGAEAPDHDFIDVQEAEKAGYLPKRGAGGTNTGKPVCKKSLTFVLESGEAGLGKTLMMLWIAYGLAEKEGRGFFIDDTRWAYGEYSDIFEAPPAQDCSPPPDHERLPCPPQARHLVVSAANAHEVFANLLPPSAEGIFSSSSPPLEPLDSSLLKKQFALARSGFRALFHLNAGDARHVDTRTRKLLAKRLVPKTKGTQSGLAIGLHIRRGDRHPFEPQYRRSYLPVNVYTDFAQEIIASKFNSSGSIFHDTAEENRLAREHSFMILASDDPLVYDSEEVKDNLNGKRVVRAQDRIKLASKHELLPKGGKEEELDRNVMHKFVDEAFGWEGGFYAGMFWNLGVPTANNGKKEEKGVGAESLRLRSLVGRAYMMDLAVLAEASDVVVCTVSSLGCRLLGVMMGEGSVKGGRWVNVDGGLGWLGLH, from the exons ATGACTTCGACGAATTTCACCGGTCGGGTACCCCCACCAGAAATCCTTCAGCTCTCCTCTGCCGGACACGGAGAGCAGCACGCCGGTGTCGACAGAGACGAACAAAACGCCGCTCCAAACGCTGGGCTTCAGGACGGCGGCTTATTGTATTCCAAACG TAGAACGGCGCATGCCAAAGCCATCTTGCCGCCCCGTATCAACCTTCGACGAGCAGCCTCGTACAATGTCGCCGAAAAGGGCCCTCTatcatccacatcctctCGCTTCAGCTTCAACCACTTGGtattctcaccaccaccatctccaggCCTTCCGTCACTCTCCCCACCGAAAAAGCCCCCCCAGAGGAAACTGATCCTAGGCGTACGCCCAATACGACTCATACGATATACGATCCGGATTTTGAGCATTCTTGCTGTCTTTTGGATCTCGCTCGAGGTTCTTACCTACCTCTTTGGACCGGAAATACCGATACCGGCTGATAACACACGACTGTCAGTCCCCGAGAAGCCGATAGTAGCACCGCCAAAACGAAGCGATGGAGTTGAGATGGTATCGCAGAAGGGGGCGCCAGATTTCGCTACGCCTATCGTCATCACCGACCATCGAGGTAAGGCGAAATGGACAGTATCGATACCGCCAGGGACACCGTTTCCACTGTCCCAGAAGGGTTACGCAGACATGTGTGGGAGGTGTGAGCAGGTAGCGGCCAGGGCGGTGGAATTGCGATCTCAGGGGTCCGGGTTGCCGCAGGTCTCACTCAGCTTCGGGGCAGAGGCACCCGATCACGACTTCATTGACGTTCAAGAAGCTGAGAAAGCTGGTTATTTGCCAAAGaggggagcaggaggaacAAACACGGGGAAGCCTGTCTGCAAGAAGAGCCTCACTTTTGTTCTCGAGTCCGGCGAGGCTGGCCTGGGAAAAACGCTCATGATGCTCTGGATCGCATATGGTCTCGCCGAAAAAGAAGGCCGTGGTTTCTTCATCGACGACACGAGATGGGCATACGGAGAGTACTCCGACATCTTTGAAGCGCCGCCCGCGCAAGACTGCTCCCCACCTCCTGACCATGAACGACTCCCCTGCCCACCTCAGGCACGTCACCTGGTCGTCTCAGCTGCCAACGCCCACGAAGTCTttgccaacctcctccctccttcaGCAGAGGGAatcttctccagctcttccccACCCCTCGAACCACTCGattcctccctcctcaagaagCAATTCGCGCTCGCTCGCTCCGGGTTCAGAGCCCTCTTTCACCTCAACGCCGGAGACGCCCGCCACGTCGATACTCGCACCCGCAAGCTCCTCGCCAAGCGTCTCGTACCCAAAACCAAGGGCACACAATCTGGTCTTGCCATCGGCCTTCACATCCGCCGCGGCGACCGCCACCCGTTTGAACCCCAATACAGGCGCTCGTACCTTCCTGTGAACGTCTACACCGACTTTGCGCAGGAGATCATCGCCTCCAAGTTCAACTCGTCCGGCAGCATCTTCCACGACACGGCAGAAGAAAACCGGCTTGCGCGTGAACACTCGTTCATGATCCTCGCGTCTGACGACCCGCTTGTGTATGACTCTGAGGAAGTGAAGGACAACCTCAAcgggaagagggtggtgagagcgCAGGATAGGATCAAGCTCGCTTCCAAGCATGAGCTGCTCCccaagggggggaaggaagaggagctggaTCGGAACGTGATGCACAAGTTTGTGGATGAGGCTtttgggtgggagggtggGTTTTATGCCGGCATGTTTTGGAATTTGGGGGTGCCGACGGCGAATAAtggcaagaaggaggaaaagggggtgggggctGAGTCGCTCCGGCTTAGGAGCTTGGTTGGGAGGGCTTACATGATGGATTTGGCGGTGCTGGCCGAGGCGAGCGATGTGGTGGTTTGCACGGTTAGTAGTTTGGGGTgtaggttgttgggggtgatgatgggggaggggagtgtcaagggggggaggtgggtgaatGTGGATGGGGgcttgggttggttgggtctTCATTGA